The sequence below is a genomic window from Thermus sp. LT1-2-5.
TCGTCTTTTGCAGGTGCTCGCCCTTAAGAAGGAGGCGTTTGCCCAAAAGGGCGTCTAGGAGGCTAGAGGTGAGCAAGGGGGTGCGGTGGGTGTAGGGGGCGATGCGCCGGAAAGCGGCGTAGAGTTCCGCAAGGTCCATGCCCCCATCATGCCAGGGTGGACACCCCCGCCCAAGGGCGCTAAAGTGGTAGGGGTATGGACTTCCTTTACACCCTCGTCATCCTCCTTTACCTGGGCGTGGCCGGGCTTTTGGTCTACCTGGTCCTGGTGCAGGAACCTAAGCAGGGGGCAGGGGACCTCATGGGCGCATCCACCGATCTCTTCTCCGCCCGCGGCGTCACCGGGGGCCTTTACCGCCTCACCGTGATCCTAGGGGTGGTCTTCGTCGCCTTGGCCCTCTTGATCGGCCTCTGGCCCCGTTGACAAGTGGCCCTCCCCCCGGTACCATAGGCGTTGCCTGGGGCCGTGGCGCAGTTGGGAGCGCGCCTCAATGGCATTGAGGAGGTCAGGGGTTCGAATCCCCTCGGCTCCACCAGAAAGCCCCCCGTAAGGGGGGCTTGCGCTTGCGGGAAGCCGGTGGCTTGGGTATAGTGGAAGACCGGTAGGCCCTTTGGGGCTTCGGGAAGGGGAAGGCCATGTTCGCGATCGTCAAGACGGGTGGAAAACAGTACCGGGTGGAGCCCGGGCTTAAGCTCAAGGTGGAGAAGCTGGCCGCCGAGCCCGGCAGCCACGTGGAGCTCCCCGTCCTTCTCTTGGGGGGCGAGGGGGTGCGGGTGGGGACCCCCTTTGTGGAGGGGGCCAAGGTGGTGGCCGAGGTGTTGGCCCACGGCCGGGGCAAGAAGATCACCATCTCCAAGTTCAAGGCCAAGGTCCAGTACCGGCGCAAGAAGGGGCACCGCCAGCCCTACACCGAGATCCTCATCAAGGAGATCCAGGGGTGAGCCATGGCGCATAAAAAGGGTCTAGGTTCTACCAAGAACGGCCGCGACTCCCAGGCCAAGCGCTTGGGCGTGAAGCGTTACGGCGGCCAGGTGGTGCGGGCGGGCAACATCCTGGTCCGCCAGCGGGGCACCAAGTTCAAGCCTGGCAAGAACGTGGGCATGGGCCGGGACTTCACCCTCTTCGCCCTGGTGGACGGGGTGGTGGAGTTCCAGGACAAGGGGCGTCTGGGCCGTTACGTGCACGTGCGCCCCTTGGCGTAAGGTGTTCCAAGACGTTCTCCTCATCACCGTCGCCGCCGGCAAGGGTGGCGACGGCGCCGTTTCCTTCCGCCGGGAAAAGTTTGTGCCCAAAGGGGGGCCGGACGGGGGGGACGGGGGGCGGGGGGGGAACGTGTACCTGCGGGCCCGGGGGAGCGTGGATTCCCTTTCCGAGCTTCCCAAGCGCACCTACAAGGCCGAGGACGGGGAGCACGGCAAGGGAAGCGGCCAGCACGGGCGGGCGGGGCGGGACCTTTACATTGAGGTGCCCCGGGGGACCCGGGTTTACGATGCCGACACCGGGGAGCTTTTGGGCGACCTGACCCAGGAAGGGGAGGTCCTCCTGGTGGCCCGGGGCGGGGAAGGGGGGCGGGGGAATGTCCACTTCGTCACCCCTACCCGCCAAGCCCCCCGCTTCGCCGAGGCGGGGGAGGAGGGGGAAAAGCGCCGGCTCCGGCTAGAGCTCATGCTCATCGCCGACGTGGGCCTGGTGGGCTACCCCAACGCCGGGAAGTCCAGCCTGCTGGCGGCCACCACCCACGCCCACCCCAAGATCGCCCCCTATCCCTTCACCACCTTGAGCCCCAACCTGGGGGTGGTGGAGCTTTCCGAGGAGGCCCGCTTTACCCTGGCGGACATCCCCGGGATCATCGAGGGGGCGAGCCAAGGCCGGGGCTTGGGCCTCGAGTTCCTGCGCCACATCGCCCGCACCCGGGTCCTCCTTTACGTTTTGGACGCCGCAGAGGAGCCCAAGCGGGCCCTTGCCACCTTGCGCCAGGAGATCGGCGCCTACGACCCCGCCCTCCTCCGCCGCCCGGCCCTCATCGCCCTCAACAAGGTGGACCTCCTCCCCCCCGAGGAGGTGGAGGCCAAGGTGGCGGAGCTCCTTCCCGAGGGCCTACCTGTCCTGCCGGTGAGCGCCTTGACGGGGGAGGGACTGGACGCCCTGAAGGAGGCCCTATGGAGCCTGGTCCAGGCCACCCCGGCCCCGGAGCTGCCCCAGCCCGCCTTCCGGCAGGAGGTGCGGGCCGGGGTGGAGGTGGTGCCCGTGGCCGAGGGGGTCTACGAGGTGCGGGCCCCCGAGGTGGAGCGCTACCTTCGCCGCATCAAGGGGGATCTGGCTGAGGCGGCGGGGTATTTGCAGGAGGTCTTCCGGCGCCACGGGGTGGAGGCGGCTCTCAGGGCCAAGGGGGTGCGGGCGGGGGATGTGGTGCGCCTAGGGGGTCTGGAGTTTGAGTACATCCCGGAGGGATAGGGTGCGGATCGGCCTTTTCGGCGGTTCCTTCGACCCCATCCACCTGGGGCATCTCCTTGCCGCCAGCGAGGCGGCCAGCGCCCTGGGCCTAGACCGAGTCCTCTTCGTGGTGGCCGCCCGGCCTCCCCACAAGACCCCGGTGGCCCCCCCGGAGGCGCGGTACGAGATGGTCCTCCTGGCCACGGCGGAGGACCGGCGGTTTTGGGCCTCGAGGCTAGAACTGGACCGCCCGGGTCCCAGCTACACCGTGGACACCCTGGAGGAGGCCAGGAGGCTTTTCCCCGAGGACGAGCTCTTCTTCATCACCGGGGCCGACGCCTACCGGGATGTCCTCACCTGGAAGGAGGGGCACCGCCTGCCTGAGCTGGCCACCCTGGTGGCCGTGGCCCGCCCGGGGTATCCTTTGGAGGCGATGCCCGTGCCCGTGGTGCCCCTATGGGTGCCGGAGGTGGGCATCTCCAGCACCGAGATCCGGCGGCGTATCCGCCAAGGGCTTTCCATACGCTACTGGGTGCCCCGGGCCGTGGAGGTGTACCTTGCAAAGCACGCCCTTTACCGCTGAGCTGGTGGAGAAGGTCAAGCCCTTGGTGCGCCCCGAGCGGTGGGCGCACATCCTGCGGGTGGCGGAGCTGGCCCGCACCATCGCCGAGCGGAATGGCTTAGACCCCGAGCGGGCCTATCTGGCGGGGCTTCTCCACGACGCCGCCCGGGACCTTCCCCTGGAGGAGCTTTTGCGCCTGGCCCCGCCGGAGAACGAGGTGGAAGAGGCCCATCCCTTGGCCCTCCACGGCCGGGCGGCCCGCAGGCTCGCAGAGGCCTGGGGGGTGGAGGACCTCGAGGTCCTGGAGGCCATAGAAGGGCACGTGTACGGGGTATCCCCCGAAAACCCCTTGGGCATGGCCCTCTACGTGGCCGACGTCTCCGAGCCGGGAAGGGGGGTGAACGGGGAGATCCGGGAGCTCGCCCTTGCGGGGAGGCTTCTCGAGGCCTACCAGAAGGCCGTGGCGAACAAGGTGGAATATCTGCAGAAAAAGGGCATCCCCGTTCACCCCCGGACCCTTCAGGTGTACCAGAGCCTTTTCCATGCGCCCTAGGCTTTCCCTCCTCCTCTTGGCCCTAACCCTCTTCGCCCTGGGAGGGGTCCTCTCCCTGCCGCGGCCAGAGCAGGAGGAGGCGGTGCGCCCCACCCGGACCGGGGAACTGCCGGAGATGGGGGTGGTGGTGGCGGCCCGGGACATCGAGTACTGCGGCTACCACACCCCCTGCGGCCCCGGCTCCCGCACGGACACCATCTTCTACCTGCGCCTGCGGGGCCAGGAGGCCAAGGGGGTGGCCATTCCCCGCGACCTCTATAGCCCCCTGGTGGGGGGCAAGGTGAACGCCGCCTACGGCCGGGGCGGGGCGGAGCTCTTGAAGCGGGCGGTGGCCGAGGCCACGGGGATGGTGGCGGAAAGGCACCTCGTCCTCACCCTGGAGAGCGTGGCCCGGGTGGTGGACGCGGTGGGGGGGGTGGAGGTCTATCTGGAAAGGCCCATGCGCTACACCGACCGGGCGGCTAAGCTCTTCATAGATTTCCCCGCAGGCCGCCTCCACCTCAACGGGGAGGAGGCGGTGAAGTACATGCGCTTCCGCCACGATGCCCTGGGGGACTACGCCCGGCTGGACCGCATCAAGGAGGTGGTGGTCCAGGTCCTGCGCAAGGCGCAAGACCCTCGCACCTGGCCCGCCCTTGTCCTGGCCCTGCGGGAGGCCTGGGCGGGGTTGGACACCGACCTTTCCCTGGAGGAAGCCCTGGGCTACCTGCCCGCCCTCCAAGGGCTAAGGGTTTCCTTGGCCACCCTGCCCACCCGGGAGGGCCCAGGCACCTTCCTCTACGTGGACGAGGAGGCCCGGGCCCGTTTCCTCGCCGCTTTCTTCGGTGCAAGCCCTCCTCTGGTTCCCCCAGAGGCCCCGGTGGTCCTGCGGGGGGAAGGGGCGCTTTTGCGCTGGGGGCAGGTCCTTTTGGAAAGGGAGGGGGTAAGGCCCCTCTTGGAGGAGGTGAGGGTGGAAAAAAGTGCCGTCTACGCCAAGGACCCCCTGGCTGGGCTCTACTACGCCGAGCTCTTCCACTTGCCCCTTCTCGCCCCGCATAGGCCCCTCACGGGCGTAGCGGTGGAGCTAGGGGAGGACCTGCTACAATAGGGTTAGATGGTGAAGACCAAGGAGGCGGTGGAGCTCGTCGGACGCATCAAGGATCTTCTTTGGGAAAAAAAGGCGGAGAACGTGGTGGCCCTGGACCTCAGGGCCGTTTCCGAGAGCCTGGACTACTTCGTGGTGGCCAGCGCCACCAGCACCCCGCACCTGGAGGCCCTGGGGCGGCACGTGCAGGAGAAGCTGGAGGAGGAGGGCCTATTCCCCCGGCCCACGGAGGGGCAAAGCGCCCGCTGGGTGGTGCTGGACTACGGGGAAGTGGTGGTCCACCTCA
It includes:
- the yqeK gene encoding bis(5'-nucleosyl)-tetraphosphatase (symmetrical) YqeK, translated to MQSTPFTAELVEKVKPLVRPERWAHILRVAELARTIAERNGLDPERAYLAGLLHDAARDLPLEELLRLAPPENEVEEAHPLALHGRAARRLAEAWGVEDLEVLEAIEGHVYGVSPENPLGMALYVADVSEPGRGVNGEIRELALAGRLLEAYQKAVANKVEYLQKKGIPVHPRTLQVYQSLFHAP
- the rplU gene encoding 50S ribosomal protein L21; translated protein: MFAIVKTGGKQYRVEPGLKLKVEKLAAEPGSHVELPVLLLGGEGVRVGTPFVEGAKVVAEVLAHGRGKKITISKFKAKVQYRRKKGHRQPYTEILIKEIQG
- the nadD gene encoding nicotinate-nucleotide adenylyltransferase, producing MRIGLFGGSFDPIHLGHLLAASEAASALGLDRVLFVVAARPPHKTPVAPPEARYEMVLLATAEDRRFWASRLELDRPGPSYTVDTLEEARRLFPEDELFFITGADAYRDVLTWKEGHRLPELATLVAVARPGYPLEAMPVPVVPLWVPEVGISSTEIRRRIRQGLSIRYWVPRAVEVYLAKHALYR
- the obgE gene encoding GTPase ObgE: MFQDVLLITVAAGKGGDGAVSFRREKFVPKGGPDGGDGGRGGNVYLRARGSVDSLSELPKRTYKAEDGEHGKGSGQHGRAGRDLYIEVPRGTRVYDADTGELLGDLTQEGEVLLVARGGEGGRGNVHFVTPTRQAPRFAEAGEEGEKRRLRLELMLIADVGLVGYPNAGKSSLLAATTHAHPKIAPYPFTTLSPNLGVVELSEEARFTLADIPGIIEGASQGRGLGLEFLRHIARTRVLLYVLDAAEEPKRALATLRQEIGAYDPALLRRPALIALNKVDLLPPEEVEAKVAELLPEGLPVLPVSALTGEGLDALKEALWSLVQATPAPELPQPAFRQEVRAGVEVVPVAEGVYEVRAPEVERYLRRIKGDLAEAAGYLQEVFRRHGVEAALRAKGVRAGDVVRLGGLEFEYIPEG
- the secG gene encoding preprotein translocase subunit SecG; translation: MDFLYTLVILLYLGVAGLLVYLVLVQEPKQGAGDLMGASTDLFSARGVTGGLYRLTVILGVVFVALALLIGLWPR
- the rpmA gene encoding 50S ribosomal protein L27; translated protein: MAHKKGLGSTKNGRDSQAKRLGVKRYGGQVVRAGNILVRQRGTKFKPGKNVGMGRDFTLFALVDGVVEFQDKGRLGRYVHVRPLA
- the rsfS gene encoding ribosome silencing factor, encoding MVKTKEAVELVGRIKDLLWEKKAENVVALDLRAVSESLDYFVVASATSTPHLEALGRHVQEKLEEEGLFPRPTEGQSARWVVLDYGEVVVHLMTPEAREYYDLEGFWADAERL
- a CDS encoding LCP family protein; translated protein: MRPRLSLLLLALTLFALGGVLSLPRPEQEEAVRPTRTGELPEMGVVVAARDIEYCGYHTPCGPGSRTDTIFYLRLRGQEAKGVAIPRDLYSPLVGGKVNAAYGRGGAELLKRAVAEATGMVAERHLVLTLESVARVVDAVGGVEVYLERPMRYTDRAAKLFIDFPAGRLHLNGEEAVKYMRFRHDALGDYARLDRIKEVVVQVLRKAQDPRTWPALVLALREAWAGLDTDLSLEEALGYLPALQGLRVSLATLPTREGPGTFLYVDEEARARFLAAFFGASPPLVPPEAPVVLRGEGALLRWGQVLLEREGVRPLLEEVRVEKSAVYAKDPLAGLYYAELFHLPLLAPHRPLTGVAVELGEDLLQ